One Salvelinus fontinalis isolate EN_2023a chromosome 11, ASM2944872v1, whole genome shotgun sequence DNA window includes the following coding sequences:
- the LOC129865231 gene encoding LOW QUALITY PROTEIN: caprin-2-like (The sequence of the model RefSeq protein was modified relative to this genomic sequence to represent the inferred CDS: inserted 1 base in 1 codon), whose translation MIPKQIVKKKIRNXHEINPVGETKCAHIREDLNMVQLSPSPARDVSPSPECSEKGRQGSLKAGSPKIGSPAGLSPLQLALAASTTIYQGYESYIEDGLICLKHKIRNLEKKKIKLEDYRKRLKHGESLNQDQIDAVEKYDEVIHNLQFAQELHKTLGGLTQELLKAQKKALRKEQMVKQEVEKRRLCIVLQVKFLLQTLLQHEHIREDLLSARKLQVAELQSLLELAELLGVKRDNNVSLEDQMERAALVYLDLLEGTNKAVAGTTYKVLKAKLAKLMDCGYFDCVPPPPSNSPKEVEDPMTKKTVSQTASLSTLMMSNKKDVPSREFLNRHYLPDTDPNGCRDTPITQNWKAEFQAMKEQEPPDSWDMESDSTQPVIQKPWRGAAVLISKVPVTSKKQNAEPKQRRAKSKRERDATAALRVDTPVEVFNSQSSLPKDPILRKQQLEDLMTKIRGSFSFMQDSLLDGEGSPTNGHPRLGRHASGSSSPLVQRDSRRSPVDLLPKTLHSTPLPSKLLPVDDEPSLTNGDGGCLESCDLDLTTEDLAQVITIDPCLLLSESETACPSPPAPPPLYRRESSISITLDEKTSSRTPTGKQSPCNGVVPPCTSTQGQPFSTPPSRRTLTMAPPVPFQTMHSVFKVNAPLLPTGDFKSDIIPYSDSNGLCYVTTSTQTPPEFAPSEDEHLQSVNQSECLVGSGGQIFLSPGQSGGTMGRSDQSYYRGSVRGIARGGKGLTHSYFRSSGGHRGGSFIPQAHLYGARDTGYQHSYRRGGGNTGQRHNNSGWSDSSQVSSPDREGNYSLVDSAHGDSLQGVGMDLTPQVTPHAPHTLMHVPMYPLPQHPQPLRVAFTAARTANYTPGTLDQPIAFDQLHSNLGEMFNTNVGRFTCPANGTYVFLFHILKLAVNVPLYVNLMRNDEVMVSAYANDGAPDHETASNHSILQLYQGDQVWLRLHRGSIYGSSWKYSTFSGFLLYQD comes from the exons ATGATTCCCaaacaaattgtaaaaaaaaaaatacgca AGCATGAGATTAATCCCGTCGGCGAAACGAAATGCGCACACATTCG TGAGGATCTGAACATGGTGCAGCTGTCTCCATCCCCAGCCCGGgatgtctctccttcacctgagTGCTCCGAGAAggggaggcaggggagcctgaaGGCAGGTAGCCCCAAGATTGGCTCCCCTGCTGGGCTGAGTCCTCTGCAGCTGGCCCTGGCAGCCTCCACCACCATCTACCAGGGTTACGAGAGTTACATCGAGGACGGCCTCATCTGCCTCAAGCACAAGATCCGCAACCTGGAGAAAAAGAAG ATTAAATTGGAAGACTACAGGAAGCGTTTGAAACACGGGGAATCACTCAATCAAGACCAGATA GATGCAGTGGAGAAGTATGATGAAGTGATCCACAACCTGCAGTTTGCCCAGGAGCTGCACAAGACCCTTGGTGGCCTAACGCAGGAA CTGCTAAAGGCCCAGAAGAAGGCGTTGAGGAAGGAGCAGATGGTCAAGCAGGAggtagagaagaggaggctgTGCATAGTACTCCAGGTTAAGTTCCTCCTGCAGACCCTGCTGCAGCACGAGCACATCAGGGAGGACCTCCTCTCTGCCCGCAAGCTCCAGGTTGCAGAGCTACAGAGCCTGCTTGAGCTTGCTGAACTACTGGGGGTGAAGAGGGACAACAATGTGAG TTTGGAGGATCAGATGGAGAGAGCAGCCCTGGTCTACCTGGACCTGCTGGAGGGGACAAATAAAGCCGTAGCCGGAACCACCT ACAAGGTCCTGAAGGCTAAGTTGGCGAAGCTGATGGATTGTGGGTACTTTGATTGTGTACCGCCGCCTCCGAGCAACAGTCCCAAGGAAGTAGAGGATCCGATGACCAAGAAGACGGTGTCTCAAACAGCCAGCCTCTCTA CCCTAATGATGTCAAACAAAAAAGACGTGCCTAGCAGAGAG TTTCTTAACAGACACTACCTGCCTGACACAGACCCCAATGGGTGTCGAGACACTCCCATTACTCAGAACTGGAAGGCTGAGTTCCAGGCTATGAAGGAACAGGAGCCACCGGACTCATGGGATATGGAGTCCGACTCCACTCAgcctgtaatccagaaaccatggAGAGGGGCGGCTGTGTTAATCTCCAAAGTTCCAGTTACCTCCAAGAAACAAAATGCCGAACCCAAACAG AGAAGAGCGAAGTCCAAAAGGGAGCGGGACGCCACAGCT GCACTTCGTGTGGACACCCCTGTGGAGGTGTTCAACTCCCAGTCTTCCTTGCCCAAGGACCCCATCCTGCGCAAACAGCAGCTGGAGGACCTGATGACCAAGATCAGAGGCTCCTTCAGCTTCATGCAG GATTCTCTTCTGGATGGAGAAGGATCGCCCACTAACGGCCATCCTAGACTGGGCCGGCATGCCTCtggatcctcctctccactcg TACAGAGAGATTCAAGGAGAAGCCCAGTGGACCTTCTCCCCAAAACACTGCAT TCCACTCCATTGCCTTCTAAACTCCTCCCTGTTGATGACGAACCCAGTCTGACCAATGGAGATGGGGGTTGCCTAGAGAGCTGTGACCTGGACCTAACTACGGAGGACCTGGCTCAGGTCATAACCATT GATCCATGTCTGCTGCTGTCCGAGAGTGAGACTGCCTGcccctctcctccagctcctcctcccctctaccGTAGGGAGTCCTCCATCTCCATCACCCTGGACGAGAAGACTTCTTCTCGG ACTCCCACCGGTAAGCAATCCCCCTGTAACGGTGTGGTGCCTCCTTGTACCTCCACCCAAGGGCAGCCCTTTTCAACCCCTCCCAGCAGACGTACACTCACCATGGCCCCCCCTGTTCCCTTCCAGACCATGCATTCG GTATTCAAGGTGAACGCCCCCTTACTTCCGACTGGAGACTTTAAATCTGATATTATCCCCTATTCGGACTCCAACGGCCTGTGCTATGTCACCACCAGCACCCAGACCCCACCGGAGTTTGCTCCGTCGGAGGACGAACACCTACAGTCGG TGAACCAGTCTGAATGTCTGGTGGGTAGTGGTGGGCAGATCTTCCTGTCCCCTGGCCAATCAGGTGGCACCATGGGGCGTTCTGACCAATCATACTACAGAGGATCTGTTAGAGGTATTGCACGTGGTGGCAAGGGGTTGACACACTCCTACTTTCGCTCTTCTGGTGGGCACAGAG GAGGAAGCTTCATCCCCCAGGCTCACCTGTACGGAGCTCGG GACACTGGCTACCAACACAGCTACAGGCGCGGTGGAGGCAATACAGGACAAAGGCACAATAATAGTG GTTGGAGTGACTCCTCCCAGGTGAGCAGCCCAGACCGGGAGGGCAACTACTCCCTGGTGGACTCCGCCCACGGCGACTCGCTGCAGGGTGTTGGCATGGACCTCACCCCCCAGGTGACCCCTCATGCCCCCCACACCCTGATGCACGTACCCATGTACCCACTCCCCCAGCATCCCCAGCCCCTCCGCGTGGCCTTCACAGCAGCCCGCACAGCCAACTACACCCCGGGCACCCTGGACCAGCCCATCGCCTTTGACCAGCTCCACAGCAACCTGGGGGAAATGTTCAACACCAACGTGGGTCGTTTCACCTGCCCAGCCAACGGCACCTACGTCTTCCTCTTCCACATCCTCAAGCTGGCGGTCAACGTGCCGCTCTACGTCAACCTGATGCGCAACGACGAGGTGATGGTGTCTGCGTACGCCAACGACGGGGCTCCGGACCACGAGACGGCCAGCAACCACTCCATCCTGCAGCTGTACCAGGGAGACCAGGTGTGGCTGCGGCTGCACCGCGGCTCCATCTATGGCAGCAGCTGGAAGTACAGCACATTCTCTGGCTTCCTGCTCTACCAGGACTGA
- the LOC129865234 gene encoding SIN3-HDAC complex-associated factor-like has protein sequence MFGFHKPKMYRSLDGCCICRAKSSSSRFTDSKRYERDFHSCFGLSEVRFGEICNACVLLVKRWKKLPAESIKNWNHVVDAKGSGSSWKTTVRSKKMKMKRGARPSQISRVQKELKRRNSDAHSTTSSASPAHSPSYSNQSDEGSDVELSPGATHSPVFSFLDLTYWKRQKVCCGIIYKGRFGEVLLDPHLYKPCCQKKRQHEPEEEAQASRANVMGPTLPNIPPTPPPPPRVKDEEGRRNSGDLMS, from the exons ATGTTTGGCTTCCACAAGCCCAAGATGTACCGGAGCCTGGACGGTTGCTGTATCTGTCGGGCCAAGTCCTCCAGCTCCCGCTTCACCGACAGCAAGCGCTATGAGAGGGACTTTCACAGCTGCTTTGG GCTGAGTGAGGTGCGTTTTGGGGAGATCTGTAATGCCTGTGTTCTCCTGGTGAAAAGGTGGAAGAAACTCCCAGCCGAATCCATAAAGAACTGGAATCAT GTTGTTGATGCTAAAGGTTCAGGGTCAAGCTGGAAGACGACAGTGAGGTCCAAGAAGATGAAGATGAAGAGGGGAGCCAGGCCAAGCCAGATCAGCCGAGTGCAGAAGGAGCTCAAGAGACGCA ACTCTGACGCCCACAGCACCACCTCAAGTGCCTCCCCTGCCCATTCTCCCAGCTACAGCAACCAATCAGACGAGGGCTCGGACGTCGAACTCTCACCAGGTGCCACCCACTCGCCAGTCTTCTCTTTCCTGGATCTCACCTACTGGAAAAG GCAGAAGGTGTGCTGTGGCATCATCTACAAGGGACGCTTCGGAGAGGTCCTCTTAGACCCCCACCTCTATAAGCCCTGCTGCCAGAAGAAACGACAGCACGAGCCAGAGGAGGAAGCACAGGCGAGCAGAGCGAACGTGATGGGCCCCACGCTACCGAACATCCcacccactccccccccccccccccgggtcaAAGATGAGGAGGGGCGGAGGAACAGTGGGGATTTGATGTCATAA